One Maniola hyperantus chromosome Z, iAphHyp1.2, whole genome shotgun sequence DNA window includes the following coding sequences:
- the LOC138404546 gene encoding uncharacterized protein, whose translation MEKLRLEFVVKKSMDDPKSNVICLTSITNNNRTFLMPEEFQPAKLHDTLIKTQTFQKVKTTLQKRNDRRQVWFTLTPEICGTYIDEDGNMQFKGYLLEESTQETRTLPSTSGISEEALTRILENFAEKKNSSKSDNIKKLTEKIVLEKFNNKMSNVSQWMAIFESECIRVGIEEDTKKIEALRLFLEDSCLDWYSSRLIKCTVNSEWSTWKENFCETYADRGWSPVRYAMLFKYRQGSLLEYALKKEKLLLEVNKSMDNTTLIDLIATGLPNFIADKINRTSLKETKDLFNNIRGLEHLVNKKNSGIKMKGLENKIKDRDGSYKPCRICEKENKGNRYHSESLCWYKNKIMINKKRSDKNS comes from the coding sequence ATGGAGAAGTTAAGATTGGAATTTGTTGTAAAAAAATCGATGGATGATCCGAAATCAAATGTCATCTGCTTAACatcaataactaataataatcgtACCTTCTTAATGCCGGAAGAATTCCAACCAGCAAAACTGCACGACACATTGATAAAAACTCAAACAtttcaaaaagtaaaaaccacACTACAAAAGAGAAATGATAGAAGACAAGTTTGGTTTACACTAACACCAGAGATATGTGGTACCTACATAGATGAAGATGGAAACATGCAGTTTAAAGGATATTTGCTAGAGGAATCAACACAAGAAACGCGGACACTGCCCTCTACTTCTGGAATTTCAGAAGAGGCTTTGACGAGAATCTTAGAGAATTTTGCTGAAAAAAAGAATTCATCGAAGTCCGACAATATAAAAAAGCTGACAGAAAAAATTGTATTAGAGAAATTCAATAATAAGATGTCAAATGTATCACAATGGATGGCTATTTTTGAATCAGAATGTATTCGTGTTGGTATAGAAGAAGACACTAAGAAAATTGAGGCCTTGAGATTATTCTTAGAAGATTCATGCCTCGATTGGTACAGTTCAAGACTCATAAAATGTACAGTAAACTCGGAATGGTCAACGTGGAAGGAAAACTTCTGTGAAACTTACGCAGACAGGGGATGGTCGCCAGTGAGATACGCAATGCTATTCAAATATAGACAAGGATCATTACTGGAATATGCTttgaaaaaggaaaaacttttattagaagttaataaatcaatggatAATACCACGTTAATTGATTTAATTGCCACCGGGCTCCCAAATTTTATTGCAGACAAAATCAATAGAACTAGCTTAAAGGAGACTAAGGATTTGTTTAATAATATCAGGGGCTTGGAACATCTAGTGAATAAAAAGAATTCGGGAATAAAAATGAAaggtttagaaaataaaattaaagaccgAGATGGAAGTTACAAACCATGCAGAATTTGTGAGAAAGAAAACAAAGGCAACCGTTATCACTCCGAATCTTTGTGTtggtataaaaacaaaataatgataaaCAAAAAGAGATCAGATAAAAACAGTTAA